One Pseudomonas sp. AN-1 genomic region harbors:
- a CDS encoding DUF922 domain-containing protein codes for MRGIWLLLALTPLALAAEPVSSTVREQHYLVYGRTIEEIRRSIGERSPVRNAHSAFGGATETHYSASYRLVPVAETQCVLKDAAVKAESVVTLPQLAPGTLPPAVSAEWRRYYLALRAHEYQHVESARASARVAQQWLAGLQLSGPCHAARPRVRAAIEARIRMLDERDRLLDSMTDHGRSQGAELDLRVR; via the coding sequence ATGCGCGGGATCTGGCTGTTGCTGGCCCTCACCCCACTGGCCCTGGCGGCCGAGCCGGTCAGCTCGACGGTGCGCGAACAGCACTACCTGGTGTACGGCCGCACCATCGAGGAAATCCGCCGCTCGATCGGCGAGCGCAGCCCAGTGCGCAACGCCCACAGTGCGTTCGGCGGCGCCACCGAGACCCACTACAGCGCGAGCTACCGGCTGGTCCCGGTAGCGGAGACGCAGTGCGTGCTGAAGGATGCCGCGGTGAAGGCCGAATCGGTGGTCACCCTGCCCCAGCTTGCCCCCGGCACCCTGCCCCCGGCGGTGTCGGCCGAGTGGCGACGCTACTATCTGGCGCTGCGCGCGCACGAGTACCAGCATGTGGAGAGCGCCAGGGCGTCGGCCCGGGTGGCGCAGCAATGGCTGGCCGGCCTGCAGCTCAGCGGTCCGTGCCATGCGGCGCGGCCCCGCGTGCGTGCCGCCATCGAGGCGCGCATCCGCATGCTGGACGAGCGTGACCGGCTGCTGGACAGCATGACCGATCACGGCCGTTCACAGGGCGCCGAGCTGGATCTGCGGGTCAGGTGA
- a CDS encoding ABC transporter ATP-binding protein — protein sequence MQASAPALEIRDLHKRYGELEVLKGVSLTARDGDVISILGSSGSGKSTFLRCINLLENPCKGEIHVAGEQLKLKTAREGHLVAADPRQINRLRSELGFVFQNFNLWPHMTILDNVIEAPRRVLGLSRAEATERAEALLAKVGIADKRHCYPSQLSGGQQQRAAIARTLCMEPKVILFDEPTSALDPEMVQEVLNVIRALAEEGRTMLLVTHEMKFARQVSSEVVFLHQGRVEEQGSPQQVFDNPQSARCQQFMSSNH from the coding sequence ATGCAAGCATCCGCCCCCGCCCTGGAAATCCGCGACCTGCACAAGCGCTACGGCGAGCTGGAGGTGCTCAAGGGCGTCTCGCTGACCGCCCGCGACGGCGACGTGATCTCCATCCTCGGCTCCTCCGGCTCCGGCAAGTCGACCTTCCTGCGCTGCATCAACCTGCTGGAAAACCCCTGCAAGGGCGAGATCCACGTCGCCGGCGAGCAGCTCAAGCTGAAGACCGCCCGCGAGGGCCATCTGGTCGCCGCCGACCCGAGGCAGATCAACCGCCTGCGCAGCGAACTGGGCTTCGTGTTCCAGAACTTCAACCTGTGGCCGCACATGACCATCCTCGACAACGTGATCGAGGCGCCGCGCCGCGTGCTGGGCCTGTCCAGGGCCGAGGCCACCGAGCGCGCCGAGGCGCTGCTGGCCAAGGTCGGCATCGCCGACAAGCGCCACTGCTACCCGAGCCAGCTGTCCGGCGGCCAGCAGCAGCGCGCCGCCATCGCCCGCACCCTGTGCATGGAGCCCAAGGTCATCCTGTTCGACGAGCCGACCTCGGCGCTCGACCCGGAGATGGTCCAGGAGGTGCTCAACGTGATCCGCGCGCTGGCCGAGGAGGGCCGCACCATGCTGCTGGTCACCCACGAGATGAAGTTCGCCCGCCAGGTTTCCAGCGAGGTGGTGTTCCTCCACCAGGGCCGCGTCGAGGAGCAGGGCAGTCCGCAACAGGTCTTCGACAACCCGCAGTCCGCGCGTTGCCAGCAGTTCATGTCCAGCAATCACTGA
- a CDS encoding glycerate kinase, whose protein sequence is MKVVIAPDSFKESLSAAEVAAAIAAGLREVWPQAELVCRPMADGGEGTLAALLAATGGEQRERVVRGPLGEPVAAQWGWIAGSRSAVIEMAAASGLHLVPPARRDVLRACTYGTGELIRAALDAGATRIVLGFGGSATNDGGSGMLRALGARFEDAAGSPLPPGGAALAQLARIDLSGLDPRLAQVDFEVACDVDNPLCGPRGASQVFGPQKGATPEQVRQLDAALARFADVCAQTLGRDDRDLPGSGAAGGIGFAARSFLGASFRPGIELVAEVSGLEQALIGADLVITGEGRIDLQTLHGKTPMGVAAIARRHGVPVVALAGTLGEGYQQLYGHGIDAAFSLAPGPISLADALADAPRLLHQRAADIARLWQLAKG, encoded by the coding sequence ATGAAAGTCGTCATCGCCCCCGATTCGTTCAAGGAAAGCCTGTCCGCCGCCGAGGTGGCCGCGGCCATCGCCGCCGGCTTGCGCGAGGTGTGGCCGCAGGCCGAGCTGGTCTGCCGGCCAATGGCCGACGGCGGCGAAGGCACGCTGGCGGCGCTGCTCGCGGCGACCGGCGGCGAGCAGCGCGAGCGTGTGGTGCGCGGCCCGCTGGGCGAGCCGGTGGCCGCGCAGTGGGGCTGGATCGCCGGCAGCCGCAGCGCGGTGATCGAGATGGCCGCGGCCAGCGGCCTGCATCTGGTTCCCCCGGCCAGGCGCGATGTGCTGCGCGCCTGCACCTATGGCACCGGCGAGCTGATCCGCGCCGCACTGGACGCCGGCGCCACGCGCATCGTCCTCGGCTTCGGCGGCAGCGCCACCAACGACGGCGGCAGCGGCATGCTGCGCGCCCTCGGCGCGCGCTTCGAGGATGCCGCGGGCAGCCCGCTGCCGCCGGGCGGCGCGGCGCTGGCGCAGCTGGCACGCATCGACCTGAGCGGTCTCGATCCGCGCCTGGCGCAGGTGGACTTCGAGGTCGCCTGCGACGTCGACAACCCGCTGTGCGGGCCGCGCGGCGCCTCGCAGGTGTTCGGCCCGCAGAAGGGCGCGACGCCGGAGCAGGTGCGCCAGCTCGACGCCGCCCTCGCCCGCTTCGCCGACGTGTGCGCGCAGACCCTCGGCCGCGACGACCGCGACCTGCCCGGCAGCGGCGCGGCCGGCGGCATCGGCTTCGCGGCGCGCAGCTTCCTCGGCGCGAGCTTTCGCCCCGGCATCGAGCTGGTCGCCGAGGTCAGCGGGCTGGAGCAGGCGCTGATCGGCGCCGACCTGGTGATCACCGGCGAGGGGCGGATCGACCTGCAGACCCTGCACGGCAAGACGCCGATGGGCGTGGCGGCCATCGCCAGGCGCCACGGCGTGCCGGTAGTGGCGCTGGCCGGCACCCTCGGCGAGGGCTACCAGCAGCTCTACGGCCACGGCATCGACGCTGCCTTCAGCCTGGCGCCCGGGCCGATCAGCCTGGCCGACGCCCTCGCCGACGCCCCGCGTCTGCTGCACCAGCGTGCGGCCGACATCGCCCGGCTGTGGCAGCTGGCGAAGGGTTGA
- a CDS encoding HEAT repeat domain-containing protein: MREVQELIQDLESPNSSIRDKAALDLMDALDERAVEPLLRAISKPENANHRGTLVYALSAFNCEAFLEMVVDLALTGNYEVSAGACVILGESVKSPGAIRRIRAQLNKYNQSMLLAEHHHMVWEELHELSEAESGSAQ; encoded by the coding sequence ATGCGCGAAGTCCAAGAACTGATCCAAGACCTTGAGTCCCCGAATTCCTCTATTCGAGACAAAGCAGCTTTAGATTTGATGGATGCACTTGATGAACGTGCAGTCGAGCCACTTCTCCGGGCTATCTCTAAGCCCGAGAACGCCAACCATCGAGGCACACTGGTTTATGCATTAAGCGCATTCAACTGTGAGGCTTTTCTAGAGATGGTAGTAGATTTAGCCTTGACCGGAAATTATGAGGTTTCTGCTGGAGCCTGCGTCATACTCGGAGAGTCAGTTAAATCACCGGGTGCCATCCGGCGAATCAGGGCGCAACTAAATAAATACAACCAAAGCATGCTCTTGGCAGAACACCACCATATGGTATGGGAAGAGCTACATGAGCTTTCAGAAGCCGAAAGCGGGTCAGCGCAATGA
- a CDS encoding ABC transporter substrate-binding protein — MHDYKKVLLVAASVLGLLGQAVAADKLRVGTEGAYPPFNLVDARGKVGGFDVEIAEALCAQMKADCEVVTSDWDGIIPALNAKKFDMIVASMSITDERKQAVDFTEPYYTNKLQFIAPKGAEFRTDEASLKGKVIGAQRATIAGTWLEDNLGDVVQVKLYDTQENAYLDLAAGRVDGVLADKLVNWEWLKSEPGKDFEFKGEPVYDNDRIGIALRKGDAELREKLNSALQAIVADGTYKQINDKYFPFSIY; from the coding sequence ATGCATGACTACAAGAAAGTGCTGCTCGTCGCCGCCAGCGTTCTCGGCCTGCTCGGCCAGGCGGTCGCCGCCGACAAGCTCAGGGTCGGCACCGAAGGCGCCTACCCGCCGTTCAACCTGGTCGACGCCCGCGGCAAGGTCGGCGGCTTCGACGTGGAGATCGCCGAGGCGCTGTGCGCGCAGATGAAGGCCGACTGCGAGGTGGTCACCTCCGACTGGGACGGCATCATCCCGGCGCTCAACGCCAAGAAGTTCGACATGATCGTCGCCTCGATGTCGATCACCGACGAGCGCAAGCAGGCGGTCGACTTCACCGAGCCGTACTACACCAACAAGCTGCAGTTCATCGCGCCCAAGGGGGCCGAGTTCAGGACCGATGAAGCCAGCCTGAAGGGCAAGGTGATCGGCGCCCAGCGCGCCACCATCGCCGGCACCTGGCTGGAGGACAACCTCGGCGACGTGGTGCAGGTCAAGCTCTACGACACCCAGGAAAACGCCTACCTGGATCTCGCCGCCGGGCGCGTCGACGGTGTGCTGGCCGACAAGCTGGTCAACTGGGAGTGGCTCAAGAGCGAGCCGGGCAAGGACTTCGAGTTCAAGGGCGAGCCGGTCTACGACAACGACCGCATCGGCATCGCCCTGCGCAAGGGCGACGCCGAGCTGCGCGAGAAGCTGAACAGCGCGCTGCAGGCCATCGTCGCCGACGGCACCTACAAGCAGATCAACGACAAGTACTTCCCGTTCAGCATCTATTGA
- a CDS encoding Lrp/AsnC family transcriptional regulator: MTELTNIRLDEIDRQLIAALQVDARESAAMLARKLGIARTTVISRLARLEKSKVITGYGVRLGQRVLEGGLQAYVGITLQPRSGKEVLRRLSNMPEVQQLCTVSGEFDFVAWLHAETPERLDQLLDEISAVDGVEKTNTSIILSCKIDRGGRL; the protein is encoded by the coding sequence ATGACCGAGCTCACCAACATCCGCCTCGACGAGATCGACCGCCAGCTGATCGCCGCCCTGCAGGTCGACGCCCGCGAGAGCGCCGCCATGCTGGCGCGCAAGCTCGGCATCGCCCGCACCACGGTGATCTCGCGCCTGGCGCGCCTGGAGAAGAGCAAGGTCATCACCGGCTACGGCGTGCGCCTCGGCCAGCGCGTGCTGGAGGGCGGCCTGCAGGCCTACGTCGGCATCACCCTGCAGCCGCGCTCGGGCAAGGAGGTGCTGCGCCGCCTGAGCAACATGCCCGAGGTGCAGCAGCTGTGCACGGTGAGCGGCGAGTTCGACTTCGTCGCCTGGCTGCACGCGGAAACCCCCGAGCGCCTCGACCAGCTGCTCGACGAGATCAGCGCGGTGGACGGGGTGGAGAAGACCAACACCTCGATCATCCTGTCCTGCAAGATCGACCGCGGCGGGCGGCTGTAG
- the alr gene encoding alanine racemase, which translates to MFKRSTLAVAVTLALLAGHGQAAPTLINASGAADAASATAQSANAWIEIDKVAFEHNIAELKKQVGARTQICAVMKADAYGHGIDLLMPSVIASGIPCIGVASNEEARIVRENGFSGRLMRVRTATLGEVQDAMRYDMEELVGDLEFAEKVAEAARAQGKTLRIHLGLNSAGISRNGLEMSTAEGKLAAVDIVNMPGLKVAGIMTHFPVEDRAEVLKGLEKFKAESAWVIEHGKLDRSQLVLHCANSFTTLEVPEAHLDMVRPGGALYGDTVPSHTQYQRVMNFKSRVASVNEYPAGNKVGYDGTYTLTRDSRLANISVGYSDGYRRAFTNKAAVLINGHRAPVVGKVSMNTLMVDVTGIPDVHPGAEVVLFGRQGDAEIAQGELEEFNGALLADLYTVWGNSNPKFLKPEAAAQ; encoded by the coding sequence ATGTTCAAGCGCAGCACCCTCGCCGTCGCGGTAACCCTCGCCCTGCTGGCCGGCCATGGCCAGGCCGCACCCACCCTGATCAACGCCAGCGGCGCCGCCGATGCCGCCAGCGCCACGGCGCAGTCCGCCAACGCCTGGATCGAGATCGACAAGGTCGCCTTCGAGCACAATATCGCCGAGCTGAAGAAGCAGGTCGGCGCCAGGACGCAGATCTGCGCGGTGATGAAGGCCGACGCCTACGGCCACGGCATCGACCTGTTGATGCCCTCGGTGATCGCCAGCGGCATTCCCTGCATCGGCGTCGCCAGCAACGAGGAAGCGCGCATCGTCCGCGAGAACGGCTTCAGCGGCCGCCTGATGCGCGTGCGCACCGCCACCCTCGGCGAAGTGCAGGACGCCATGCGCTACGACATGGAAGAGCTGGTCGGCGACCTGGAGTTCGCCGAGAAGGTCGCCGAAGCGGCACGCGCCCAGGGCAAGACCCTGCGCATCCACCTCGGCCTCAACTCCGCCGGCATCAGCCGCAACGGCCTGGAAATGAGCACCGCCGAAGGCAAGCTGGCCGCCGTGGACATCGTCAACATGCCGGGCCTCAAGGTCGCCGGGATCATGACCCACTTCCCGGTCGAGGATCGCGCCGAGGTGCTCAAGGGCCTGGAGAAGTTCAAGGCAGAGTCCGCCTGGGTGATCGAGCACGGCAAGCTCGACCGCAGCCAGCTGGTGCTGCACTGCGCCAACTCCTTCACCACCCTGGAGGTGCCCGAGGCGCACCTCGACATGGTCCGCCCCGGCGGCGCCCTGTACGGCGACACCGTGCCCAGCCACACCCAGTACCAGCGCGTGATGAACTTCAAGTCGCGGGTCGCCTCGGTCAACGAATACCCCGCCGGCAACAAGGTCGGCTACGACGGCACCTACACCCTGACCCGCGACTCGCGGCTGGCCAACATCTCTGTCGGCTACTCGGACGGCTACCGCCGGGCGTTCACCAACAAGGCCGCGGTGCTGATCAACGGCCACCGCGCCCCGGTGGTCGGCAAGGTGTCGATGAACACCCTGATGGTCGACGTCACCGGCATCCCCGACGTGCATCCCGGCGCCGAGGTGGTGCTGTTCGGCAGGCAGGGCGACGCCGAGATCGCCCAGGGCGAGCTGGAGGAATTCAACGGTGCCCTGCTCGCCGACCTCTACACGGTGTGGGGCAACTCCAACCCGAAGTTCCTCAAGCCGGAAGCGGCGGCGCAGTAA
- a CDS encoding saccharopine dehydrogenase family protein: MNVLLLGAGHIGYTIAQLLNNTGDYKVVVADRDRSSLSAIAELGIATLELDSADGAALEKAMADQDAVLNALPYHMAIGVAKAAKNTGTHYFDLTEDVHATKTIMELAKDAKTAFMPQCGLAPGFIGIAAHSLAARFDSVREVKMRVGALPEFPTNSLKYNLTWSVDGLVNEYCHPCEAIRNGRLQLVQPMEGLEHFSLDGVEYEAFNTSGGLGTLCDTLSGKVETLDYKTVRYPGHRDLMKFLLEDLRLAGNQDKLKDILRGAVPTTMQDVVLVFVTVNGLKDGKLVQEVFSRKIFANVQGGRLTSAIQITTAAGICAALDLFRAKRLPQSGFISQEQVSLDDFLANRFGKAYEEHADEAREAA; this comes from the coding sequence ATGAACGTACTCCTGCTTGGCGCCGGCCACATCGGCTACACCATCGCTCAACTGCTGAACAACACCGGCGACTACAAGGTGGTCGTCGCCGACCGCGACCGCAGCTCGCTGAGCGCCATTGCCGAACTGGGTATCGCCACCCTGGAGCTGGATTCGGCTGACGGCGCCGCCCTGGAAAAGGCCATGGCCGACCAGGACGCCGTGCTCAACGCCCTGCCGTACCACATGGCCATCGGCGTGGCCAAGGCGGCCAAGAACACCGGCACCCACTACTTCGACCTGACCGAAGACGTGCACGCCACCAAGACCATCATGGAGCTGGCCAAGGACGCCAAGACCGCGTTCATGCCGCAGTGCGGCCTGGCCCCGGGCTTCATTGGCATCGCCGCCCACTCGCTGGCCGCCCGCTTCGACAGCGTGCGCGAAGTGAAGATGCGCGTCGGCGCCCTGCCGGAGTTCCCGACCAACTCGCTGAAGTACAACCTGACCTGGAGCGTCGACGGTCTGGTCAACGAGTACTGCCACCCGTGCGAGGCGATCCGCAACGGCCGCCTGCAGCTGGTGCAGCCGATGGAAGGTCTGGAGCACTTCTCCCTCGACGGCGTCGAGTACGAAGCCTTCAACACCTCCGGCGGCCTGGGCACCCTGTGCGACACCCTGAGCGGCAAGGTCGAGACCCTGGACTACAAGACCGTACGCTACCCGGGCCACCGCGACCTGATGAAGTTCCTCCTCGAGGACCTGCGTCTGGCCGGCAACCAGGACAAGCTCAAGGACATCCTGCGCGGCGCCGTACCGACCACCATGCAGGACGTGGTGCTGGTGTTCGTCACCGTCAACGGCCTGAAGGACGGCAAGCTGGTGCAGGAAGTGTTCAGCCGCAAGATCTTCGCCAACGTGCAGGGCGGCCGCCTGACCAGCGCCATCCAGATCACCACCGCGGCCGGCATCTGCGCCGCCCTGGACCTGTTCCGCGCCAAGCGCCTGCCGCAGTCCGGCTTCATCAGCCAGGAGCAGGTGTCCCTCGACGACTTCCTCGCCAACCGCTTCGGCAAGGCCTACGAAGAGCACGCCGACGAGGCCCGCGAAGCGGCCTGA
- a CDS encoding ABC transporter permease yields MNWELMIKWTPRLLEGAWLTLELVGIAVLAGLILAIPLGVMRSSRHAWVRALPYGYIFFFRGTPLLVQLFLVYYGMAQFEAIRQSALWPVLRDPYWCAVITMTLHTAAYIAEILRGAIAAIPPGEIEAARALGMSRWQALLHIVMPRAARIGLPAYSNEVILMLKASALASTITLLELTGMSRTIIARTYQPVEIFLMAGVFYLLASYGLVRLFRLLEQRLRVELCQGR; encoded by the coding sequence ATGAACTGGGAACTGATGATCAAGTGGACGCCGCGCCTGCTCGAAGGCGCCTGGCTGACTCTGGAGCTGGTGGGCATCGCCGTGCTGGCCGGCCTCATCCTCGCCATCCCGCTGGGCGTGATGCGCAGCTCGCGGCACGCCTGGGTGCGCGCGCTGCCCTACGGCTACATCTTCTTCTTCCGCGGCACGCCGCTGCTGGTGCAGCTGTTCCTGGTCTACTACGGCATGGCGCAGTTCGAGGCGATACGCCAGAGCGCGCTGTGGCCGGTGCTGCGCGATCCCTACTGGTGCGCGGTGATCACCATGACCCTGCACACCGCAGCCTACATCGCCGAGATCCTGCGCGGCGCCATCGCCGCCATCCCGCCGGGCGAGATCGAGGCGGCGCGGGCGCTGGGCATGTCGCGCTGGCAGGCGCTGCTGCACATCGTCATGCCGCGCGCCGCGCGCATCGGCCTGCCGGCCTACAGCAACGAGGTGATCCTGATGCTCAAGGCCAGCGCGCTGGCCAGCACCATCACCCTGCTGGAGCTGACCGGCATGTCGCGCACCATCATCGCCCGCACCTACCAGCCGGTGGAGATCTTCCTGATGGCCGGGGTGTTCTACCTGCTGGCTTCCTACGGGCTGGTGCGCCTGTTCCGCCTGCTGGAACAGCGCCTGCGGGTGGAGCTTTGCCAGGGGCGGTGA
- a CDS encoding IS110 family transposase: MCKQIAVDLAKSVYQVAESVRAGQVSQRKRLNREAFRRYIQEQAEPVEWLMEACGTAHYWGRLAQSLGHRVTLLHPRYVRPYRRRNKTDRNDCDAILEAARCSGIRPVPVKTHEQQQLQQLHGLRETWKKSRTQRINLLRGIFREMGLEASAATAAFLRSAHELIERPEVVALRGQLQIVLAEINLYEQCMAECEQQLQRWHADDAIVQKLDEVSGIGVLTASALKTAVGQPERFASGRQLSAWLGMTPREFSSGDRRKLGHISRQGNVYVRTLLIHGSRAALLAAQRCQANTPERLTRLQRWAVETAARIGHNKAAVALANKLVRICWAVWCHERRFSGDWQSSKPA, encoded by the coding sequence ATGTGCAAGCAGATAGCAGTGGATTTGGCCAAGTCCGTTTACCAGGTTGCCGAGAGCGTCCGTGCCGGGCAGGTGAGTCAGCGCAAGCGGCTGAATCGCGAGGCGTTTCGTCGATATATACAGGAGCAGGCCGAACCGGTCGAGTGGCTGATGGAAGCCTGTGGCACGGCGCACTACTGGGGGCGTCTGGCCCAGTCGCTGGGCCATCGGGTGACCCTGCTGCATCCCCGCTACGTGCGCCCCTATCGGCGGCGCAACAAGACCGACCGCAACGACTGCGACGCGATCCTCGAAGCTGCGCGTTGCTCGGGTATCCGCCCGGTTCCGGTGAAAACGCATGAGCAGCAACAGCTTCAGCAACTGCACGGCCTGCGCGAGACCTGGAAGAAGAGCCGCACCCAGCGCATCAACCTGCTGCGCGGCATCTTCCGCGAGATGGGCCTGGAAGCGTCGGCAGCGACGGCAGCATTCCTTCGTAGCGCTCATGAGCTGATCGAGCGGCCGGAAGTGGTGGCCCTGCGCGGCCAACTGCAGATCGTCCTGGCGGAGATCAACCTCTACGAACAATGCATGGCCGAGTGCGAGCAGCAGCTCCAGCGCTGGCATGCCGACGACGCCATCGTGCAAAAGCTCGACGAAGTCAGCGGCATCGGCGTGCTGACCGCCAGCGCGCTGAAAACAGCGGTCGGCCAACCCGAGCGCTTCGCCAGTGGTCGCCAACTGAGCGCTTGGCTGGGCATGACCCCGCGTGAGTTCAGCAGCGGCGACCGTCGCAAGCTGGGGCACATCAGTCGGCAGGGCAACGTCTACGTGCGCACCCTGCTGATCCACGGCTCGCGGGCGGCTCTGCTGGCGGCGCAGCGGTGCCAGGCCAACACCCCGGAGCGGTTGACCAGGCTACAACGCTGGGCGGTGGAGACCGCGGCGCGGATAGGCCACAACAAGGCGGCGGTAGCGCTGGCCAACAAGCTGGTACGGATCTGCTGGGCGGTGTGGTGCCATGAGCGGCGCTTCAGCGGCGACTGGCAGAGCAGCAAGCCCGCCTGA
- the fabI gene encoding enoyl-ACP reductase FabI, which translates to MTLEIPRLPLKGAKALVVGVANEHSIAYGCARAFAELGAEVAITYANDKARPHVEPLARELNAPIFMPLDVTRPGELEAVFAEIERHWGQLDILVHSIAWAPKEDLQGGLLDSSAEGFAQAMDISCHSFVRMARLAAPLMKNGGTLFAMSYYGANKVVPNYNLMGPVKAALEASCRYLAYELGPKGIRVHAISPGPLKTRAASGLKDFDLLLNEAAQRAPLGELVDIMDVGFTCAWLATPYARRLSGETLYVDGGVNIMA; encoded by the coding sequence ATGACTCTGGAAATCCCCCGCCTGCCGCTCAAGGGCGCCAAGGCCCTGGTGGTCGGCGTGGCCAACGAGCACTCGATCGCCTACGGCTGCGCCCGGGCCTTCGCCGAACTGGGCGCCGAGGTGGCCATCACCTACGCCAACGACAAGGCCCGCCCCCACGTCGAGCCGCTGGCCCGCGAGCTGAACGCGCCGATCTTCATGCCGCTGGACGTCACCCGTCCCGGTGAGCTGGAGGCGGTGTTCGCCGAGATCGAGCGGCACTGGGGGCAACTGGACATCCTGGTGCACTCCATCGCCTGGGCGCCGAAGGAGGACCTGCAGGGCGGCCTGCTCGACTCCTCGGCGGAGGGCTTCGCCCAGGCCATGGACATCTCCTGCCACTCCTTCGTGCGCATGGCCCGCCTGGCCGCGCCGCTGATGAAAAACGGCGGCACGCTGTTCGCCATGAGCTACTACGGCGCCAACAAGGTGGTGCCCAACTACAACCTGATGGGCCCGGTGAAGGCCGCGCTGGAGGCCTCCTGCCGCTACCTGGCCTACGAGCTGGGCCCGAAGGGAATCCGCGTGCACGCCATCTCCCCCGGCCCGCTGAAGACCCGCGCCGCCTCCGGCCTCAAGGACTTCGACCTGCTGCTCAACGAGGCCGCCCAGCGCGCGCCGCTGGGCGAGCTGGTGGACATCATGGACGTCGGCTTCACCTGCGCCTGGCTGGCCACGCCCTACGCGCGGCGCCTGTCCGGCGAGACGCTGTACGTGGACGGCGGGGTGAACATCATGGCGTGA
- a CDS encoding ABC transporter permease, protein MFLDLHGFGPALLAGTWITIKLALASLAVGLVLGLAGALAKTSKYGALQWLGSSYSTLVRGVPELLWVLLIYFGSVNLMRALADALGMHSLELSPFAAGVLALGLCFGAYATEVFRGAILAIPKGQCEAGQALGIGTFAILWRLILPQMWRIALPGLGNLFMILMKDTALISVIGLEEIMRHSQIAVTASKQPFTFYLIAACIYLSLTIVAMSSLALMEKRAARGFRRAYA, encoded by the coding sequence ATGTTTCTCGATTTGCACGGTTTCGGGCCCGCCCTGCTGGCGGGCACCTGGATCACCATAAAGCTGGCGCTGGCATCGCTGGCCGTAGGCCTGGTGCTTGGCCTTGCCGGCGCGCTGGCCAAGACCTCGAAGTACGGCGCGCTGCAGTGGCTGGGCTCGAGCTACTCGACCCTGGTGCGCGGCGTGCCCGAGCTGCTCTGGGTGCTGCTGATCTACTTCGGCAGCGTCAACCTGATGCGCGCGCTGGCCGATGCGCTGGGCATGCACAGCCTGGAGCTCAGTCCGTTCGCCGCCGGCGTGCTGGCGCTGGGCCTGTGCTTTGGCGCCTACGCCACCGAGGTGTTCCGCGGCGCCATCCTGGCCATCCCCAAAGGCCAGTGCGAGGCCGGGCAGGCGCTGGGTATCGGCACCTTCGCCATCCTCTGGCGGCTGATCCTGCCGCAGATGTGGCGCATCGCCCTGCCGGGCCTCGGCAACCTGTTCATGATCCTGATGAAGGACACCGCGCTGATCTCGGTGATCGGCCTCGAGGAGATCATGCGCCACTCGCAGATTGCGGTGACCGCCAGCAAGCAGCCGTTCACCTTCTACCTGATCGCCGCCTGCATCTACCTGAGCCTGACCATCGTCGCCATGAGCAGCCTGGCGCTGATGGAGAAGCGTGCCGCACGCGGCTTCCGGAGGGCCTACGCATGA